The following proteins are co-located in the Anas platyrhynchos isolate ZD024472 breed Pekin duck chromosome 1, IASCAAS_PekinDuck_T2T, whole genome shotgun sequence genome:
- the TCF20 gene encoding transcription factor 20 isoform X1 has translation MQSFREQSSYHGNQQSYPQDVHGSSRLEEFSPRQQAQMFQSFGGGAGSGRRGAAGASTAMPGESSGHQSYQGFRKEAGEFYYMAANKDPVASGGQQPPQRRPSGPVQSYGPPQGSSFGSQYGGEGHVGQFQTQHSTLGGVSHYQQDYTGPFSPGSAQYQQQASSQQQQVQQLRQQIYQSHQPLPQASSQSASSTSHLQPMQRPSTLPSSASGYQLRVGQFSQHYQPPSSSSSSSFPSPQRFGQSGQNYDGSYSVNSGSQYEGHAVGSNAQAYGSQSNYSFQTQPMKGFEQSKLPQGGQQGQQQQHPPQHVMQYSNAASKLSLQSQVGQYSQTEVPVRSPMQFHQNFSPISNPSPAASVVQSPSCSSTPSPLMPGGENLQCGQGNMSMGSRNRILQMMPQLSPTPSMMPSPNAHAGGFKGFGLEGLQEKRLTDPGLSSLSALSSQVANLPNTVQHMLLSDALAPQKKSSKRSSSSKKADSCTNSEGSSQAEEQLKSPLAESLDGGCSSSSEDHGERVRQLSGQSTSSDTTYKGGNLERSNSSPAQGSQNEPSKLSSSPAAREDVASPDGKEAVVAVENAPKVNEKAVGVIVSREAMAGRVEKSGGQEKPAQDDAPTATQAPASASGGTKESGHAGPQPEAQGGSKGSKSGDNTNHNGEGNSQPGHAAVGSNFPARTEPSKSPGSLRYSYKDNIAAGIQRNIGGFPQYPSGQEKGDFPGHSERKGRNEKFPSLLQEVLQGYHHHPDRRYSRNAQEHSGMAGSLEGAMRPNILISQTNELANRGLLNKSMGSLLEGPHWGPWDRKSSSAAPDMKQINLADYPLGRKFEVESQSSAHEGGALSERRSVICDISPLRQLVRDPGPHPMGHMGPEARSGRSERLAPSLSQSVILPGGLVSMETKMKAHSGQIKEEDFEQSKSSASLNNKKTGDHCHPAGIKHEAFRGNASPGAAVSDSAADYIPQQEGRATQMRRAPGRTGSSRGKSPSQYHDLADKLKMSPGRSRGPGADLHHMNPHMTLSERVNRASLHSAYPQNSEGSSLAAAYHANARPHAFGDPNQGLNSQYHYKRQIYQQQQEEYKDWASSAAQGVIAAAQHRQEGARKSPRQQQFLDRVRSPLKNDKDGMMYLQGSSYHDAGSQEPGRCVMGSDSTQSKCADLKHGNQKLQHESGWDLSRQTSPAKSSGPLGAANQKRFCPQDSDGHRREESSDLPKPSNAMLRLPGQEDQSPQNPLIMRRRVRSFISPIPTKRQPQDMKNSGSEDRGRMMTSSKEGADKTYNSYAHSSQSQDVGKPVGKGESFKDLPSPDSRNCPAVSLTSPAKTKILPPRKGRGLKLEAIVQKITSPNIRRSVSTNSAESGADAVTLDDILSLKSGPEGGSVAGHGPEAEKRKGEMLSDQVGSASQDTASEIALPRSSEEWQGNEDEKTKKETPETASGSKEGAGSGAAAPPSQKSGGQGRSDGSVSGAGALAFPDSKTIPPSGAFASEPNPKAEEKDGDVTNISPKPDGFPPKGYFPSGKKKGRPIGSVNKQKKQQQQQQQQQQQQQQQQLPPPPPPPPVPPQPAEGAGGGEPKPKRQRRERRKPAAQPRKRKPRRAAPIVEPQEPEIKLKYATQSVDKTDSKNKSFFPYIHVVNKCELGAVCTIINAEEEEQNKLVRGRKGQRSSTPPPSNVESKVLPTSTFMLQGPVVTESSVLGHLVCCLCGKWASYRNMGDLFGPFYPQDYAATLPKNPPPKRATEMQSKVKVRHKSASNGSKTDTEEEEEQQQQKEQRSLAAHPRFKRRHRSEDCGGASRSLSRGASCKKATTEGGSGGEKTPLDSKPSMPTSEGGTELELQIPELPLDSNEFWVHEGCILWANGIYLVCGRLYGLQEAVEIAREMKCSHCQEPGATLGCYNKGCSFRYHYPCAIDADCLLNEENFSVRCPKHKPLLPCSLPSLQNKMVKGSLSTEQSERG, from the coding sequence ATGCAGTCCTTTCGGGAGCAAAGTAGTTACCACGGAAACCAGCAGAGCTACCCGCAGGACGTGCACGGTTCCTCCCGACTGGAAGAGTTCAGCCCCCGCCAGCAGGCCCAGATGTTCCAGAGCTTCGGAGGAGGCGCCGGCAGTGGACGTcgtggagcagcaggagcctcGACAGCGATGCCTGGTGAGAGCTCCGGCCACCAGAGCTACCAAGGTTTCAGAAAAGAAGCAGGAGAGTTTTACTACATGGCTGCCAACAAAGATCCGGTGGCGTCAGGAGGGCAGCAGCCGCCCCAGCGCAGGCCTTCTGGGCCGGTGCAGAGCTACGGGCccccccaggggagcagctTTGGGAGTCAGTACGGGGGCGAGGGACACGTGGGCCAGTTCCAAACACAGCATTCGACCCTGGGGGGCGTATCCCACTATCAGCAGGACTACACGGGTCCTTTCTCTCCGGGCAGCGCCCAGTATCAGCAGCAGGCTTCtagtcagcagcagcaggtgcagcAGCTGAGGCAGCAGATCTACCAGTCTCATCAGCCCTTGCCCCAGGCCTCCAGCCAGTCTGCCTCTAGCACCTCGCACTTGCAGCCGATGCAGCGTCCGTCTACCCTGCCTTCCTCTGCTTCTGGCTACCAGTTACGGGTGGGTCAGTTCAGCCAACACTACCAGCCGCcttcgtcctcctcctcctcctctttcccctccccGCAGCGTTTCGGCCAGTCGGGACAGAATTACGATGGGAGCTACAGCGTGAACTCTGGGTCGCAGTACGAGGGCCACGCCGTGGGCTCCAACGCGCAGGCGTACGGGAGCCAGTCCAACTACAGCTTTCAGACTCAACCCATGAAAGGCTTCGAGCAGTCTAAGCTGCcccagggtgggcagcaggggcagcagcagcagcacccgcCTCAGCACGTAATGCAGTACTCAAACGCTGCCTCCAAGCTCTCTCTCCAAAGCCAGGTGGGGCAGTACAGCCAAACTGAAGTTCCTGTAAGGTCACCGATGCAGTTCCACCAGAACTTCAGTCCGATCTCGAACCCATCTCCTGCTGCGTCTGTGGTTCAGTCCCCGAGCTGCAGCTCCACCCCTTCTCCTCTCATGCCGGGTGGAGAAAATCTCCAGTGCGGGCAAGGCAACATGTCCATGGGCTCCAGAAACCGAATCCTGCAGATGATGCCTCAGCTGAGTCCTACACCATCCATGATGCCGAGCCCCAACGCTCACGCAGGGGGATTCAAggggtttgggctggaaggactgcaggaaaaaaggctCACAGATCCCGGGCTGAGCAGCCTGAGCGCTCTGAGTTCTCAAGTGGCCAACCTGCCCAACACAGTCCAGCACATGTTGCTTTCGGATGCCTTGGCGCCTCAGAAAAAAAGTTCCAAAAGGTCATCCTCTTCAAAGAAGGCCGATAGCTGCACAAACTCGGAGGGCTCCTCCcaggcagaggagcagctcAAGTCCCCCCTGGCAGAGTCCCTTGACGGGGGCTGTTCCAGCAGTTCCGAGGACCACGGGGAAAGGGTGAGACAGCTGAGTGGGCAGAGCACGAGCTCAGACACCACCTACAAAGGGGGGAACCTAGAGAGATCCAACTCCTCACCAGCACAAGGCTCTCAGAACGAGCCATCAAaactcagcagcagccctgcagctagGGAAGATGTGGCCTCCCCTGATGGGAAGGAAGCCGTAGTGGCAGTGGAAAACGCCCCCAAAGTGAACGAAAAGGCAGTTGGAGTGATTGTCTCCCGGGAAGCCATGGCAGGGAGAGTAGAAAAGTCAGGTGGGCAAGAGAAACCTGCGCAAGATGATGCTCCTACAGCCACGCAGGCTCCAGCTAGCGCTAGTGGTGGTACAAAAGAGTCAGGGCACGCAGGGCCACAGCCAGAAGCTCAAGGAGGAAGCAAAGGGAGCAAAAGTGGAGATAACACTAACCACAATGGAGAGGGGAACAGCCAGCCTGGCCACGCAGCTGTCGGGTCAAACTTTCCTGCCAGAACAGAACCTTCCAAATCTCCTGGCAGTTTGAGGTACAGTTACAAGGATAACATAGCGGCAGGTATACAGAGGAATATCGGTGGCTTTCCGCAGTATCCTTCTGGCCAAGAAAAGGGGGATTTTCCCGGGCACAGTGAGCGCAAGGGCCGGAATGAGAAGTttcccagcctcctccaggaGGTCCTACAGGGTTACCACCATCATCCGGACAGGAGGTATTCTAGGAACGCACAAGAACATTCGGGGATGGCCGGGAGTTTGGAGGGAGCCATGAGGCCCAATATCTTAATTAGTCAAACCAATGAATTGGCCAACAGAGGCCTCTTAAACAAGAGCATGGGGTCTCTCCTGGAAGGCCCTCACTGGGGTCCCTGGGATAGGAAGTCCAGCAGCGCAGCTCCTGACATGAAACAGATCAATCTAGCCGATTACCCTCTTGGTAGGAAGTTTGAGGTGGAGTCTCAGTCCTCTGCCCATGAAGGGGGAGCGCTCTCGGAGCGGAGATCAGTGATCTGTGACATATCTCCATTAAGGCAGCTTGTCAGGGATCCTGGTCCTCACCCCATGGGGCACATGGGTCCCGAGGCCAGAAGTGGAAGGAGCGAACGTCTTGCCCCCAGCCTAAGCCAGTCAGTAATACTCCCCGGTGGCTTAGTATCcatggaaacaaaaatgaaagctcACAGTGGgcaaataaaagaagaagaTTTTGAACAGTCAAAGAGCTCAGCTAGtcttaataataaaaagacagGAGACCATTGTCATCCTGCTGGCATCAAGCACGAGGCTTTCCGAGGCAATGCTAGCCCTGGAGCTGCGGTGTCCGACTCTGCTGCAGACTACATTCctcagcaggagggcagggcgACGCAGATGAGGCGGGCACCTGGCAGgactgggagcagcagggggaaGTCACCTTCTCAATACCACGATCTTGCTGATAAGCTGAAAATGTCACCGGGCAGAAGCAGGGGCCCGGGAGCGGATCTGCACCACATGAACCCCCACATGACGCtgtctgaaagagtgaacaggGCTTCCTTGCACTCTGCTTACCCTCAGAATTCAGAAGGCTCGTCTCTGGCCGCAGCGTATCACGCAAATGCCAGGCCTCACGCTTTCGGTGACCCGAACCAGGGCTTAAATTCCCAGTATCATTACAAGAGACAGATATACCAGCAACAGCAAGAAGAATACAAAGATTGGGCGAGCAGCGCTGCTCAGGGTGTGATTGCTGCggctcagcacaggcaggagggAGCGAGGAAGAGCCCCAGACAACAGCAGTTTCTGGACAGAGTGAGGAGTCCCTTGAAAAACGACAAGGACGGAATGATGTACCTTCAGGGCAGCTCTTACCACGATGCTGGAAGCCAGGAGCCCGGGCGCTGCGTGATGGGGAGTGACAGTACTCAGAGCAAGTGCGCTGACCTGAAGCACGGTAACCAGAAGCTGCAACATGAGTCTGGGTGGGACCTCTCTCGGCAAACTTCTCCTGCCAAAAGCAGCGGCCCTCTCGGAGCAGCCAACCAAAAAAGGTTTTGCCCTCAAGACAGCGATGGGCATAGGCGAGAGGAATCTTCAGATTTGCCCAAGCCTAGTAACGCCATGCTCAGGCTCCCCGGCCAGGAAGACCAGTCTCCTCAAAACCCCTTAATTATGAGGAGGAGAGTCCGTTCTTTCATCTCGCCTATCCCTACCAAAAGACAGCCACAGGATATGAAGAACAGTGGCAGTGAAGACAGAGGGCGGATGATGACTTCGTCCAAAGAAGGAGCTGATAAAACCTACAATTCCTACGCCCACTCATCTCAAAGCCAAGATGTTGGCAAGCCAGTTGGAAAGGGAGAGTCCTTCAAGGACCTGCCGAGCCCTGATAGCAGGAATTGCCCTGCTGTTTCCCTCACAAGCCCGGCGAAGACCAAAATACTGCCCCCACGAAAGGGGCGAGGATTAAAACTGGAAGCTATTGTTCAGAAAATCACATCTCCCAACATTAGGAGAAGCGTTTCCACCAACAGCGCTGAAAGCGGGGCAGACGCCGTCACTCTGGACGACATCCTGTCCCTGAAGAGCGGGCCCGAAGGGGGGAGCGTGGCAGGACACGGGCCAGAGGCcgagaagagaaaaggagagatgCTCTCAGATCAAGTGGGCTCAGCGAGCCAGGATACCGCGAGCGAAATAGCTCTCCCACGGTCCTCAGAAGAGTGGCAAGGCAACGAGGATGAGAAAACCAAGAAGGAGACCCCCGAAACTGCCAGTGGTAGTAAAGAGGGAGCAGGGTCCGGGGCGGCAGCGCCACCGTCTCAGAAGTCAGGCGGTCAGGGAAGGTCGGATGGATCTGTGAGCGGAGCTGGGGCTCTGGCCTTCCCGGACTCGAAAACAATTCCCCCTTCCGGCGCGTTTGCTTCTGAACCAAACCCAAAGGCTGAGGAAAAAGACGGAGACGTGACAAACATTTCGCCCAAGCCAGACGGCTTCCCTCCAAAGGGATATTTCCCCTCcggaaagaaaaaggggaggCCGATCGGGAGCGTGAACaagcagaagaagcagcagcaacagcagcagcagcaacaacagcaacagcagcagcaacagctgccgccgcccccgccgcccccccctgtgcccccgCAGCCCGCAGAAGGGGCCGGTGGTGGCGAGCCAAAGCCCAAGAGGCAGAGGAGGGAGAGGCGAAAACCCGCAGCGCAGCCGCGCAAGCGGAAGCCCAGGCGGGCTGCTCCCATCGTGGAGCCTCAAGAACCAGAGATCAAGCTTAAATACGCCACGCAGTCTGTAGATAAAACCGACTCCAAGAATAAGTCCTTTTTCCCTTACATCCACGTGGTGAACAAGTGTGAGTTAGGCGCTGTGTGCACAATCATTAACgcggaggaagaggagcagaacAAACTGGTGAGAGGCCGGAAAGGACAGAGGTCTTCGACGCCCCCTCCCAGCAACGTGGAGAGCAAAGTGCTGCCCACCTCCACGTTCATGCTGCAGGGCCCTGTAGTGACAGAGTCTTCTGTCCTGGGGCACCTGGTCTGCTGCCTGTGTGGCAAATGGGCCAGCTACCGTAACATGGGCGACCTCTTCGGTCCTTTCTACCCCCAGGATTACGCGGCCACCTTGCCCAAGAACCCGCCTCCAAAGAGGGCCACAGAAATGCAGAGCAAGGTCAAGGTACGGCACAAAAGTGCTTCTAATGGTTCCAAGACAGacacggaggaggaggaggaacagcaacaacagaaggaacaaagaagcCTCGCTGCTCATCCCCGCTTTAAGAGGCGGCACCGCTCTGAGGACTGTGGCGGAGCCTCTCGGTCACTTTCAAGGGGAGCTTCTTGTAAAAAAGCAACCACTGAGGGTGGCAGTGGTGGTGAAAAGACTCCTTTGGACTCAAAACCCTCTATGCCCACTTCAGAAGGTGGCACTGAGCTGGAGTTACAAATTCCTGAACTACCTCTTGACAGCAATGAATTTTGGGTCCATGAGGGTTGTATTCTCTGGGCCAATGGGATCTACCTGGTCTGTGGCAGGCTCTATGGGCTGCAGGAAGCTGTGGAGATTGCGAGAGAGATG